The following are encoded together in the Triticum dicoccoides isolate Atlit2015 ecotype Zavitan chromosome 6B, WEW_v2.0, whole genome shotgun sequence genome:
- the LOC119323546 gene encoding uncharacterized protein LOC119323546, which produces MLLFHKQLLSLRLPASPVIFSLRRALLSTSAATDAPPHPFAVDDYLVTTCGLTPEQALKAAKHVSHCKSTSNADSVLAYLAGPTLRLSKADIAHVVARDPRILNCSVENTLKARVATLRGYGLSEDHVRSFLRMAPGVFRSISIQEKLGFWLPFLGSPEKFIRILRRNYYLLTSDLERVVKPNIAVLLESGLSADDIAKMCVPNSRLLTSSPKTVMSILERADKLGVPRGSLVFRQAVTTTTGLGAETMAAKLKLFEEILGWSEAEVTNVVRINPTVLRISGEKLRSAKEFLTKVVGVDTRYILARPSIVMYSLKCRLVPRHYVMKVLQEKGLIQKDQSFYTMITPSEKTFQRRHIDAHRHVLPGLAEAYAAACQGKPPAEVAV; this is translated from the coding sequence atgcTTCTCTTCCACAAGCAACTCCTGTCGCTCCGTCTCCCCGCCTCACCCGTGATCTTCTCTCTCCGTCGCGCCCTCTTATCCACCTCGGCCGCCACCGACGCCCCGCCGCACCCCTTCGCCGTCGACGACTACCTCGTCACCACCTGCGGCCTCACGCCGGAGCAAGCCCTGAAGGCCGCCAAGCACGTCTCCCACTGCAAGTCCACCTCCAACGCCGACTCCGTCCTCGCCTACCTCGCCGGCCCCACCCTCCGCCTCTCCAAGGCCGACATCGCCCACGTCGTCGCCCGCGACCCGCGGATCCTCAACTGCAGCGTCGAAAACACCCTCAAGGCCCGCGTCGCCACCTTACGCGGCTATGGCCTCTCCGAGGACCACGTCCGGTCCTTCCTCCGCATGGCCCCCGGCGTCTTCCGCTCCATCAGCATCCAGGAGAAGCTCGGGTTCTGGTTGCCCTTCCTGGGGTCGCCGGAGAAGTTCATCCGCATCCTCAGGCGCAACTACTACCTCCTCACGTCGGACCTCGAGCGGGTGGTCAAGCCCAACATCGCGGTGCTACTGGAGAGTGGGTTAAGTGCCGACGATATTGCCAAGATGTGCGTGCCCAACTCGAGACTGCTCACCAGCAGCCCCAAGACCGTAATGTCCATCCTGGAGCGAGCTGATAAGCTCGGCGTGCCTCGCGGTTCGCTTGTGTTCAGGCAGGCAGTGACCACGACGACGGGCCTTGGGGCCGAGACTATGGCAGCCAAGCTCAAGCTCTTCGAGGAGATTCTTGGGTGGTCTGAGGCTGAGGTGACCAACGTGGTGAGGATCAACCCAACGGTGCTGAGGATCTCTGGGGAGAAGCTTCGCAGTGCTAAGGAGTTCCTGACCAAGGTGGTCGGTGTTGACACCAGGTACATCCTTGCCAGGCCCTCAATCGTGATGTACAGCCTGAAGTGCCGACTGGTCCCTCGGCATTATGTGATGAAGGTGCTCCAGGAGAAAGGATTGATTCAGAAAGATCAGAGCTTCTACACGATGATCACGCCTAGTGAGAAGACATTTCAGCGCAGGCATATAGATGCTCATAGGCATGTTCTTCCAGGCCTTGCTGAAGCCTACGCAGCTGCTTGCCAAGGGAAACCGCCAGCTGAAGTTGCGGTATGA